In Oryza brachyantha chromosome 2, ObraRS2, whole genome shotgun sequence, a single window of DNA contains:
- the LOC102700968 gene encoding pentatricopeptide repeat-containing protein At3g04130, mitochondrial has protein sequence MHLLSLGCRHGAARGALQRLPLCSSLSQSSCIHSNRDVSSVTLTVEEEAAARRIKNSLSRARKWGVQDLIQRLGADCSGIQLTGSIVDTLLTKFGDDWKSALGFFQWAQSRDDYRHTAYACNRMVDLLGKMRQIDRMWELLSDMHCRGLITVETVAKSIRRLAGARRWKDAVLLFDKLEDMGLEKNTETMNILLDAFCKERRVEVAREAFAVLSAHIPPDAYTFNIFVHGWCSVRKIDEAMWTIEEMRSRGFPPSVITYTTVLEAYCKQRNFRRVYEVLDSMGSQGCHPNVITYTMIMTSLAKCERFEEALSVSHRMKSSDCKPDTLFYNSLINLLGKSGHLFEASQVFRMEMPTNGVSRNLATYNTMISIFCYYGRDDDALNVLKEMEVQSCKPDIQSYRPLLRLFLSRRGQDDTVRHLLSELTSKHNLGLDLDTYTLLIHGLCRVGNTKWAYQLFDEMVSSEIAPRSKTCELLLNEAQRTNMETYVERIRNYITYFGISV, from the coding sequence ATGCATCTTCTGAGTCTCGGATGCCGCCATGGCGCTGCTAGAGGGGCGCTGCAGCGGCTTCCGCTCTGCAGCAGCTTGTCGCAATCATCGTGCATACACTCGAACCGGGATGTTAGCAGTGTTACCCTCACGGTAGAGGAAGAAGCGGCGGCCAGGCGGATCAAGAACTCGCTCTCGAGAGCACGCAAGTGGGGTGTCCAGGACTTAATTCAGCGCCTTGGAGCTGATTGTTCAGGAATCCAGCTTACCGGTAGCATTGTGGACACCCTGCTCACCAAGTTTGGGGATGACTGGAAATCGGCGTTGGGCTTCTTCCAGTGGGCGCAGTCACGGGACGATTACAGGCACACGGCCTATGCCTGCAATCGGATGGTTGATTTGCTTGGGAAGATGAGGCAGATTGACCGAATGTGGGAGCTTTTGTCTGACATGCACTGCAGAGGATTGATCACGGTTGAGACGGTCGCAAAGAGCATCAGGAGGCTGGCAGGTGCGAGGAGATGGAAGGATGCTGTTTTGCTGTTTGATAAGCTGGAGGATATGGGGCTGGAGAAGAACACGGAAACGATGAACATTCTGCTTGATGCGTTTTGCAAGGAGAGAAGGGTTGAAGTGGCGCGTGAGGCCTTTGCCGTGCTAAGTGCGCACATTCCGCCTGATGCATATACATTCAACATTTTTGTCCATGGTTGGTGCAGTGTCCGTAAGATCGACGAGGCAATGTGGACAATTGAAGAAATGAGGAGTCGTGGGTTTCCACCTTCAGTCATCACATACACCACTGTTCTTGAAGCTTATTGTAAGCAACGTAACTTTAGGAGGGTCTATGAAGTTCTTGATTCAATGGGTTCTCAGGGCTGTCATCCAAACGTTATCACTTACACCATGATCATGACATCATTAGCAAAGTGTGAAAGGTTTGAAGAAGCCTTGAGTGTATCTCACAGAATGAAGTCATCTGATTGTAAGCCTGATACGCTATTCTACAACTCCTTGATCAACCTTCTTGGTAAATCAGGCCATCTGTTCGAAGCTTCCCAAGTATTTCGAATGGAGATGCCAACGAATGGTGTATCCCGTAATCTGGCCACCTATAACACCATGATTTCAATATTTTGCTACTACGGTCGAGATGATGATGCTCTCAATGTGCTGAAAGAAATGGAAGTGCAATCTTGTAAGCCTGACATTCAGTCATATCGACCACTTCTTAGGCTTTTTTTAAGCAGAAGAGGCCAAGATGATACCGTCCGGCACTTGTTGAGTGAACTTACCAGCAAACATAATCTAGGTTTAGATCTTGATACATACACCCTTTTGATACATGGTCTTTGTAGGGTCGGTAATACCAAGTGGGCGTATCAACTGTTTGATGAGATGGTTAGTAGTGAAATAGCACCTAGGAGTAAAACATGTGAGCTGCTTTTGAATGA
- the LOC102700125 gene encoding glyceraldehyde-3-phosphate dehydrogenase 3, cytosolic, with protein MGKIKIGINGFGRIGRLVARVALQSDDVELVAVNDPFITTEYMTYMFKYDTVHGQWKHHEVKVKDSKTLVFGAKEVAVFGCRNPEEIPWAEAGAEYVVESTGVFTDKDKAAAHLKGGAKKVVISAPSKDAPMFVVGVNEKEYKSDINIVSNASCTTNCLAPLAKVINDRFGIVEGLMTTVHAITATQKTVDGPSSKDWRGGRAASFNIIPSSTGAAKAVGKVLPALNGKLTGMAFRVPTVDVSVVDLTVRLEKAASYDQIKAAIKEEAEGNLKGILGYVEEDLVSTDFQGDSRSSIFDAKAGIALSDKFVKLVSWYDNEWGYSTRVIDLIRHMHNTN; from the exons ATGG GCAAGATTAAGATCGGCATCAACG GTTTCGGCCGCATCGGCAGGCTGGTGGCTAGGGTGGCGCTGCAGAGCGACGATGtcgagctcgtcgccgtcaaCGACCCCTTCATCACCACCGAGTACATG ACATACATGTTCAAGTATGACACTGTCCACGGCCAGTGGAAGCATCATGAGGTCAAGGTCAAGGACTCTAAGACCCTTGTCTTCGGTGCTAAGGAGGTTGCAGTGTTCGGCTGCAG GAACCCTGAGGAGATCCCATGGGCTGAGGCTGGCGCTGAGTACGTTGTTGAGTCTACCGGTGTTTTCACCGACAAGGACAAGGCAGCTGCTCACCTGAAG GGTGGTGCCAAGAAGGTCGTCATTTCTGCTCCCAGCAAAGACGCCCCCATGTTTGTTGTTGGTGTCAACGAGAAGGAATACAAGTCTGACATTAACATCGTCTCCAACGCTAGCTGCACCACTAACTGCCTGGCTCCTCTCGCTAAG GTCATTAATGACAGATTTGGCATCGTTGAGGGTTTGATGACCACTGTCCACGCCATCACCG CTACCCAGAAGACTGTTGATGGACCCTCAAGCAAGGACTGGAGGGGTGGAAGGGCTGCTAGCTTCAACATCATTCCTAGCAGCACTGGAGCTGCCAAG GCTGTCGGCAAGGTGCTTCCTGCCCTCAATGGAAAGTTGACCGGCATGGCTTTCCGTGTTCCCACTGTCGATGTTTCCGTCGTTGATCTGACTGTTAGGCTTGAGAAGGCAGCCAGCTATGATCAGATCAAGGCTGCAATCAA GGAGGAGGCTGAGGGCAACCTCAAGGGCATCCTCGGTTACGTTGAGGAGGACCTCGTGTCCACTGACTTCCAGGGTGACAGCAG GTCCAGCATCTTTGATGCCAAGGCTGGTATTGCTCTGAGCGACAAGTTCGTGAAGCTCGTGTCCTGGTACGACAACGAGTGGGGATACAG CACCCGCGTGATCGACCTGATCCGTCACATGCACAACACCAACTAG